A section of the Triticum dicoccoides isolate Atlit2015 ecotype Zavitan chromosome 7A, WEW_v2.0, whole genome shotgun sequence genome encodes:
- the LOC119330708 gene encoding uncharacterized protein LOC119330708, with protein MQQAKVKVKDGASALRAKAKIVWAKLAEKTEAATSRSHDERQLAHERGRAKVAAAEAQLHQEKVAHREAAMEHRLHKHAGVGGHNHKHGAGGVH; from the coding sequence ATGCAGCAAGCCAAGGTGAAGGTGAAGGACGGTGCGAGCGCGCTGAGGGCCAAGGCGAAGATCGTGTGGGCCAAActggcagagaagacggaggctgCGACGTCGAGGTCGCACGACGAGCGGCAGCTGGCGCATGAGCGCGGCAGGGCCAAGGTCGCCGCCGCGGAGGCGCAGCTTCACCAGGAGAAGGTCGCGCATCGGGAGGCCGCCATGGAGCACCGCCTCCACAAGCACGCCGGCGTCGGCGGCCACAACCACAAGCACGGCGCCGGTGGCGTGCACTGA